Proteins from a genomic interval of Xiphias gladius isolate SHS-SW01 ecotype Sanya breed wild chromosome 23, ASM1685928v1, whole genome shotgun sequence:
- the tbc1d2 gene encoding TBC1 domain family member 2A isoform X1, whose protein sequence is MDGSGPAGNPSAASSRLFPAQADEETLQAAEEDQQSTESGSLSGSQKHQSPAEKHHSPAETQKTEEEPDQPDIIKHTNHQDPPTGKQIPKNSPAPRPGKSSPTKPDQPKQDPLPTEQQKLGNTSTTEKQKTKDSPSPKDLPKPHQPSPTKPDPLCTDLKKPGDIFCLTHEQKSDNSQEHQTQNGLSLTNQKTEEDPPNPTKDLTFYRLSFDKQNQDELELHIPESKDQQNHQHPPPPPPPPNLNTQQTPQNHLSPQVLSLSVHPTEASTLALPASPLTIEAYCDQVQPCPAVSSSGEPKLCGFLQKQGGPLRAWKQRWFTYEEKKNQLFYYRTPQDVTPLGRVELSGATFTYPLKAERGTFHIKTLERTFILKAVTQELMLYWLQQLQVKRWQHRQTSTCPETTSNSTADDFLPVLKSPLGLVGEEAANVPSQGTPLANMSIKHPLIELQNSVHSLRKRSSQEWSQSVFHVEAPPWIPPTPADTNTTSRTPIEPLAPSTPLQLADPGGQVFPPEGRESPSLFDSRSRKTKNRSSSTMPVLRRDTLSSSSDRTSRLQQEKQMLMEEVKAQKELVWILHKALEAAQLEKRTCAEFLAEKGEQERLELLRHRERQAADLRGRLEEAKTEAEVMKRSLTQRDAQLAELQENIRMLMEKNNAKQEVIIKLADQVTAGLSDSWRSGSSSAVGLDSQTFKQLQQEIENLKDDIGAYKTQNKFLNSEIYQLTKLWRNSSEQEKSLMVKCAYLEANNCQVESRYLGVLRRLQESKSLDPVQRAAVQKMIEDALKGESKSVIKLNTARDHDEYGFKIIPDYEVEDMKLLAKIQALEIRSHNLLHQEGVERPLLSRWAQYLAARSDNDLCPSPELKGLLRGGVPQEYRQRVWRWVVRARTRTIRDRHPQHYQQLCEKSHTSPHPASRQIQLDLHRTLTTNQHFSSPSSPALQQLRRILLAFSWQNPAIGYCQGLNRLAAIALLILQSEEDAFWCLVAVVEAIMPQDYYTKNLVASQADQRVLKDFLAEKLPRLAAHFEEYSIDVSLITFNWFLVVYVESLPSDILLPLWDAFLYEGTKVIFRYALALFKYKEDDILKIHDSVEIYQYLRFFTKTISDGRRLTSIAFSDMNPFPGRLLKNRRALHLERLQGELRELEEQQREFVTESAEHKDKELDTMVSEDDDEL, encoded by the exons ATGGATGGAAGTGGCCCAGCAGGAAATCCCAGTGCTGCCTCGTCCCGCTTGTTTCCTGCCCAAGCTGACGAGGAGACTCTGCAAGCAGCTGAGGAAGACCAGCAGAGCACAGAGTCAGGCAGTCTGTCTGGGTCCCAGAAACACCAGAGTCCAGCAGAGAAGCACCACAGTCCTGCAGAGACCCAAAAGACTGAAGAGGAACCAGACCAGCCGGAtatcatcaaacacacaaaccaccaGGATCCTCCGACAGGAAAACAGATACCAAAAAATTCTCCTGCTCCAAGACCAGGTAAATCATCTCCAACCAAACCAGATCAACCAAAACAAGATCCTCTTCCTACAGAGCAACAAAAACTGGGAAATACTtctacaacagaaaaacagaaaacaaaagattcACCCTCTCCAAAAGATCTACCAAAACCACACCAACCTTCCCCAACCAAACCAGATCCTCTTTGTACAGATCTAAAGAAACCAGGAGATATTTTTTGCCTAACACATGAACAAAAATCAGATAACTCTCAGGAACACCAAACCCAGAATGGTCTTAGTCTTACAAACCAGAAAACTGAAGAGGACCCCCCCAATCCCACGAAGGATTTAACTTTTTACAGGTTGTCATTCGATAAACAAAACCAGGACGAGCTCGAGCTCCACATCCCTGAGTCGAAAGACCAGCAGAACCACCAAcatccaccacctcctcctcctcctcctaaccTTAACACCCAGCAGACTCCCCAGAACCACCTGTCTCCTCaggttttgtctttgtcagtcCATCCGACCGAAGCATCGACCCTGGCTCTGCCGGCTTCGCCCCTCACCATCGAAGCATACTGTGACCAGGTTCAGCCCTGTCCTGCAGTTTCTTCTTCAGGTGAGCCCAAACTATGCGGCTTCCTGCAGAAGCAAGGGGGGCCCCTGAGGGCCTGGAAGCAGCGATGGTTCACCTACGAGGAGAAGAAGAACCAGCTGTTCTACTACCGTACGCCGCAGGATGTGACGCCACTCGGCCGGGTGGAGCTCAGCGGCGCCACCTTCACCTACCCACTGAAGGCCGAGAGGGGCACCTTCCACATCAAGACACTGGAACGCACCTTCATACTCAAG gctgTGACCCAGGAACTGATGCTCTattggctgcagcagctgcaggtgaaaCGCTggcaacacagacagacatccACCTGTCCAGAAACTACAAGCAACAGCACTGCAG ATGACTTCCTGCCGGTGTTGAAGAGCCCTCTGGGTCTGGTGGGAGAGGAGGCGGCAAACGTACCATCACAAGGAACGCCGCTCGCCAACATGTCAATAAAACATCCGCTCATCGAGCTCCA AAACTCTGTCCACAGTCTTCGTAAGAGATCGTCTCAGGAGTGGAGTCAGAGTGTGTTTCATGTGGAAGCTCCTCCGTGGATTCCCCCGACCCCTGCAGACACCAACACCA CTTCCAGGACTCCTATTGAGCCTCTGGCCCCATCCACTCCCCTCCAATTGGCTGATCCAGGAGGTCAGGTGTTCCCACCGGAGGGCAGGGAATCCCCATCCCTGTTCGACAGTCGGAGCAGGAAAACGAAAAATCGCAGCTCGTCCACCATGCCGGTCCTCCGCAGAGACACTCTGTCCTCGTCCTCAGACCGTACATCTCGCCTCCAGCAGGAGAAACAGATGCTGATGGAGGAGGTCAAAGCTCAGAAG GAGTTGGTGTGGATCCTCCACAAAGCCTTGGAGGCGGCTCAGCTGGAGAAGCGAACCTGTGCCGAGTTTTTGGCAGAGAAGGGTGAGCAGGAGCGTCTGGAGCTGCTGCGACACCGTGAGCGGCAGGCGGCTGACCTGCGAGGCCGGCTGGAGGAGGCGAAGACCGAGGCGGAGGTAATGAAGAGGAGTCTGACTCAGAGAGACGCACAACTGGCTGAGCTGCAGGAGAACATCAGGATGCTGATGGAGAAGAACAACGCCAAGCAGGAG GTGATCATAAAGCTGGCTGATCAGGTGACCGCTGGTCTGTCTGACTCGTGGCGCTCGGGATCGTCCTCTGCAGTTGGTCTGGATTCTCAGACCTTCAAACAGCTTCAGCAGGAGATCGAGAACCTGAAG GACGACATTGGCGCGTATAAAACCCAGAACAAATTTCTAAACTCTGAAATCTACCAGCTGACCAAACTGTGGAGGAACAGCTCGGAGCAGGAGAAGAGTCTGATGGTGAAG TGTGCCTACCTGGAGGCCAATAACTGTCAGGTGGAGAGCCGTTACCTGGGCGTCCTGCGGAGGCTGCAGGAGAGCAAATCTCTGGATCCGGTCCAGCGTGCGGCCGTCCAGAAGATGATCGAGGACGCTCTGAAAGGAGAGTCGAAGAGCGTCATCAAGCTCAACACGGCCAG GGATCACGATGAGTACGGCTTTAAAATCATCCCGGATTACGAGGTGGAGGACATGAAGCTACTGGCAAAGATCCAGGCGCTGGAGATCCGCTCACACAACCTGCTGCACCAG GAGGGGGTAGAGCGCCCCCTGTTGAGCCGCTGGGCTCAGTACCTGGCTGCCAGGTCGGATAATGACCTCTGTCCCTCACCGGAGCTCAAAGGTCTGCTGCGTGGTGGCGTCCCTCAGGAGTACCGGCAGAGAGTGTGGCGCTGGGTGGTCCGAGCCAGAACCAGGACGATCAGAGACCGCCACCCACAACACTACCAGCAG CTGTGCGAGAAGAGTCACACATCTCCTCATCCAGCCTCCAGACAGATCCAACTGGACCTACACCGCACCCTGACAACCAATCAGCACTTCTCCTCACCCTCCAGCCCTGCCCTCCAGCAGCTCCGCCGCATCCTATTGGCCTTCTCCTGGCAGAACCCTGCCATTGGCTACTGCCAGGGACTCAACAG GTTGGCGGCTATCGCTCTGCTGATCCTCCAGAGTGAAGAAGATGCGTTCTGGTGTCTGGTGGCTGTGGTGGAAGCCATCATGCCTCAGGACTACTATACCAAGAACCTGGTGGCCTCTCAG GCAGACCAGCGGGTGCTGAAGGACTTCCTGGCAGAGAAGCTTCCCCGGCTGGCAGCTCACTTTGAGGAATACAGCATCGACGTGTCTCTGATTACCTTCAACTGGTTCCTGGTGGTTTATGTGGAGAGTCTGCCCAGCGACATCCTGCTGCCGCTCTGGGACGCCTTCCTGTACGAGGGAACCAAG GTGATCTTCAGGTACGCTCTGGCTCTCTTCAAATACAAAGAGGACGACATCCTGAAGATCCACGACAGCGTCGAGATCTACCAGTACCTGCGCTTCTTCACCAAGACCATCTCTGATGGCAG GAGGCTGACCAGCATCGCCTTCAGCGACATGAACCCGTTCCCCGGTCGCCTGCTGAAGAACCGGCGCGCGCTTCACCTGGAGCGCCTGCAGGGGGAGCTGcgagagctggaggagcagcAAAGGGAGTTCGTAACAGAGAGCGCCGAACATAAAGACAAAGAGCTCGACACTATGGTCAGCGAGGACGACGACGAACTCTGA
- the tbc1d2 gene encoding TBC1 domain family member 2A isoform X2: protein MDGSGPAGNPSAASSRLFPAQADEETLQAAEEDQQSTESGSLSGSQKHQSPAEKHHSPAETQKTEEEPDQPDIIKHTNHQDPPTGKQIPKNSPAPRPGKSSPTKPDQPKQDPLPTEQQKLGNTSTTEKQKTKDSPSPKDLPKPHQPSPTKPDPLCTDLKKPGDIFCLTHEQKSDNSQEHQTQNGLSLTNQKTEEDPPNPTKDLTFYRLSFDKQNQDELELHIPESKDQQNHQHPPPPPPPPNLNTQQTPQNHLSPQVLSLSVHPTEASTLALPASPLTIEAYCDQVQPCPAVSSSGEPKLCGFLQKQGGPLRAWKQRWFTYEEKKNQLFYYRTPQDVTPLGRVELSGATFTYPLKAERGTFHIKTLERTFILKAVTQELMLYWLQQLQVKRWQHRQTSTCPETTSNSTADDFLPVLKSPLGLVGEEAANVPSQGTPLANMSIKHPLIELQNSVHSLRKRSSQEWSQSVFHVEAPPWIPPTPADTNTTSRTPIEPLAPSTPLQLADPGGQVFPPEGRESPSLFDSRSRKTKNRSSSTMPVLRRDTLSSSSDRTSRLQQEKQMLMEEVKAQKELVWILHKALEAAQLEKRTCAEFLAEKGEQERLELLRHRERQAADLRGRLEEAKTEAEVMKRSLTQRDAQLAELQENIRMLMEKNNAKQEVIIKLADQVTAGLSDSWRSGSSSAVGLDSQTFKQLQQEIENLKDDIGAYKTQNKFLNSEIYQLTKLWRNSSEQEKSLMVKCAYLEANNCQVESRYLGVLRRLQESKSLDPVQRAAVQKMIEDALKGESKSVIKLNTARDHDEYGFKIIPDYEVEDMKLLAKIQALEIRSHNLLHQEGVERPLLSRWAQYLAARSDNDLCPSPELKGLLRGGVPQEYRQRVWRWVVRARTRTIRDRHPQHYQQLCEKSHTSPHPASRQIQLDLHRTLTTNQHFSSPSSPALQQLRRILLAFSWQNPAIGYCQGLNRLAAIALLILQSEEDAFWCLVAVVEAIMPQDYYTKNLVASQCLCSGRPAGAEGLPGREASPAGSSL from the exons ATGGATGGAAGTGGCCCAGCAGGAAATCCCAGTGCTGCCTCGTCCCGCTTGTTTCCTGCCCAAGCTGACGAGGAGACTCTGCAAGCAGCTGAGGAAGACCAGCAGAGCACAGAGTCAGGCAGTCTGTCTGGGTCCCAGAAACACCAGAGTCCAGCAGAGAAGCACCACAGTCCTGCAGAGACCCAAAAGACTGAAGAGGAACCAGACCAGCCGGAtatcatcaaacacacaaaccaccaGGATCCTCCGACAGGAAAACAGATACCAAAAAATTCTCCTGCTCCAAGACCAGGTAAATCATCTCCAACCAAACCAGATCAACCAAAACAAGATCCTCTTCCTACAGAGCAACAAAAACTGGGAAATACTtctacaacagaaaaacagaaaacaaaagattcACCCTCTCCAAAAGATCTACCAAAACCACACCAACCTTCCCCAACCAAACCAGATCCTCTTTGTACAGATCTAAAGAAACCAGGAGATATTTTTTGCCTAACACATGAACAAAAATCAGATAACTCTCAGGAACACCAAACCCAGAATGGTCTTAGTCTTACAAACCAGAAAACTGAAGAGGACCCCCCCAATCCCACGAAGGATTTAACTTTTTACAGGTTGTCATTCGATAAACAAAACCAGGACGAGCTCGAGCTCCACATCCCTGAGTCGAAAGACCAGCAGAACCACCAAcatccaccacctcctcctcctcctcctaaccTTAACACCCAGCAGACTCCCCAGAACCACCTGTCTCCTCaggttttgtctttgtcagtcCATCCGACCGAAGCATCGACCCTGGCTCTGCCGGCTTCGCCCCTCACCATCGAAGCATACTGTGACCAGGTTCAGCCCTGTCCTGCAGTTTCTTCTTCAGGTGAGCCCAAACTATGCGGCTTCCTGCAGAAGCAAGGGGGGCCCCTGAGGGCCTGGAAGCAGCGATGGTTCACCTACGAGGAGAAGAAGAACCAGCTGTTCTACTACCGTACGCCGCAGGATGTGACGCCACTCGGCCGGGTGGAGCTCAGCGGCGCCACCTTCACCTACCCACTGAAGGCCGAGAGGGGCACCTTCCACATCAAGACACTGGAACGCACCTTCATACTCAAG gctgTGACCCAGGAACTGATGCTCTattggctgcagcagctgcaggtgaaaCGCTggcaacacagacagacatccACCTGTCCAGAAACTACAAGCAACAGCACTGCAG ATGACTTCCTGCCGGTGTTGAAGAGCCCTCTGGGTCTGGTGGGAGAGGAGGCGGCAAACGTACCATCACAAGGAACGCCGCTCGCCAACATGTCAATAAAACATCCGCTCATCGAGCTCCA AAACTCTGTCCACAGTCTTCGTAAGAGATCGTCTCAGGAGTGGAGTCAGAGTGTGTTTCATGTGGAAGCTCCTCCGTGGATTCCCCCGACCCCTGCAGACACCAACACCA CTTCCAGGACTCCTATTGAGCCTCTGGCCCCATCCACTCCCCTCCAATTGGCTGATCCAGGAGGTCAGGTGTTCCCACCGGAGGGCAGGGAATCCCCATCCCTGTTCGACAGTCGGAGCAGGAAAACGAAAAATCGCAGCTCGTCCACCATGCCGGTCCTCCGCAGAGACACTCTGTCCTCGTCCTCAGACCGTACATCTCGCCTCCAGCAGGAGAAACAGATGCTGATGGAGGAGGTCAAAGCTCAGAAG GAGTTGGTGTGGATCCTCCACAAAGCCTTGGAGGCGGCTCAGCTGGAGAAGCGAACCTGTGCCGAGTTTTTGGCAGAGAAGGGTGAGCAGGAGCGTCTGGAGCTGCTGCGACACCGTGAGCGGCAGGCGGCTGACCTGCGAGGCCGGCTGGAGGAGGCGAAGACCGAGGCGGAGGTAATGAAGAGGAGTCTGACTCAGAGAGACGCACAACTGGCTGAGCTGCAGGAGAACATCAGGATGCTGATGGAGAAGAACAACGCCAAGCAGGAG GTGATCATAAAGCTGGCTGATCAGGTGACCGCTGGTCTGTCTGACTCGTGGCGCTCGGGATCGTCCTCTGCAGTTGGTCTGGATTCTCAGACCTTCAAACAGCTTCAGCAGGAGATCGAGAACCTGAAG GACGACATTGGCGCGTATAAAACCCAGAACAAATTTCTAAACTCTGAAATCTACCAGCTGACCAAACTGTGGAGGAACAGCTCGGAGCAGGAGAAGAGTCTGATGGTGAAG TGTGCCTACCTGGAGGCCAATAACTGTCAGGTGGAGAGCCGTTACCTGGGCGTCCTGCGGAGGCTGCAGGAGAGCAAATCTCTGGATCCGGTCCAGCGTGCGGCCGTCCAGAAGATGATCGAGGACGCTCTGAAAGGAGAGTCGAAGAGCGTCATCAAGCTCAACACGGCCAG GGATCACGATGAGTACGGCTTTAAAATCATCCCGGATTACGAGGTGGAGGACATGAAGCTACTGGCAAAGATCCAGGCGCTGGAGATCCGCTCACACAACCTGCTGCACCAG GAGGGGGTAGAGCGCCCCCTGTTGAGCCGCTGGGCTCAGTACCTGGCTGCCAGGTCGGATAATGACCTCTGTCCCTCACCGGAGCTCAAAGGTCTGCTGCGTGGTGGCGTCCCTCAGGAGTACCGGCAGAGAGTGTGGCGCTGGGTGGTCCGAGCCAGAACCAGGACGATCAGAGACCGCCACCCACAACACTACCAGCAG CTGTGCGAGAAGAGTCACACATCTCCTCATCCAGCCTCCAGACAGATCCAACTGGACCTACACCGCACCCTGACAACCAATCAGCACTTCTCCTCACCCTCCAGCCCTGCCCTCCAGCAGCTCCGCCGCATCCTATTGGCCTTCTCCTGGCAGAACCCTGCCATTGGCTACTGCCAGGGACTCAACAG GTTGGCGGCTATCGCTCTGCTGATCCTCCAGAGTGAAGAAGATGCGTTCTGGTGTCTGGTGGCTGTGGTGGAAGCCATCATGCCTCAGGACTACTATACCAAGAACCTGGTGGCCTCTCAG TGTCTGTGCTCAGGCAGACCAGCGGGTGCTGAAGGACTTCCTGGCAGAGAAGCTTCCCCGGCTGGCAGCTCACTTTGA